The Streptomyces sp. P9-A4 genome contains a region encoding:
- a CDS encoding MerR family transcriptional regulator: MGYSVGQVSGFAGVTVRTLHHYDAIGLLSPSGRSTAGHRRYDDADLDRLQRILFYRELGFPLEEVAALLDDPHADPQEHLRRQHALLTGRIGELRRMAAAVEHAMEANRMGINLTPEEKFEVFGDKDPERYAEESARRWGGSDSHEQARARAAAYTKEDWQRMKDEVDAWGAAYAALMDRGLPPGSEEAMDLAEAHRRHITTWFFACHPKTHQELTEMYLADENFHAFYEAIHEGLPEHLHAAVRANAERLAA, translated from the coding sequence ATGGGCTACTCCGTGGGACAGGTCTCCGGCTTCGCCGGGGTCACGGTGCGGACTCTGCACCACTACGACGCGATCGGACTGCTCTCCCCGAGCGGCCGCAGCACGGCGGGCCACCGCCGCTACGACGACGCGGACCTCGACCGGCTCCAGCGGATCCTGTTCTACCGGGAGCTCGGCTTCCCCCTCGAAGAGGTCGCCGCCCTCCTCGACGACCCGCACGCGGACCCGCAGGAACACCTGCGGCGGCAGCACGCGCTGCTGACCGGGCGGATCGGCGAGCTGCGGAGGATGGCGGCGGCCGTCGAGCACGCCATGGAGGCGAACAGGATGGGCATCAACCTCACCCCCGAGGAGAAGTTCGAGGTCTTCGGGGACAAGGACCCCGAGCGGTACGCCGAGGAGTCCGCCCGCCGCTGGGGCGGCAGCGACTCGCACGAACAGGCCCGGGCCAGGGCCGCCGCGTACACCAAGGAGGACTGGCAGCGGATGAAGGACGAGGTGGACGCCTGGGGCGCCGCCTACGCGGCCCTCATGGACCGGGGCCTGCCCCCGGGCTCCGAGGAGGCGATGGACCTCGCCGAGGCCCACCGCCGCCACATCACCACCTGGTTCTTCGCATGCCACCCGAAGACCCACCAGGAGCTCACCGAGATGTACCTCGCGGACGAGAACTTCCACGCCTTCTACGAGGCGATCCACGAGGGCCTTCCCGAGCACCTGCACGCCGCCGTCCGGGCGAACGCCGAACGCCTGGCGGCCTGA